A stretch of Myroides oncorhynchi DNA encodes these proteins:
- a CDS encoding Rossmann-like and DUF2520 domain-containing protein, protein MITISILGSGKVAHHLILKFLEHDNIKLQQVYARNHNKVKNLVAQNQIISDINDLLPADIFIIAVSDDAIEEVSASLPINNAFIVHTSGTKPMESIANTNRKGVFYMLQTFSLDKEVDFSLIPYCIEANNPTDFQLLEKIALSFSERVYKISTDQRQSIHLAAVFVNNFTNHLYKIGQEICQENMVPFDILKPLILETANKVQVLSPKEAQTGPAIRNDQSTIQRHLKTLTDPNKKEIYQLITNSIQNN, encoded by the coding sequence ATGATTACAATATCTATTTTAGGTTCAGGTAAAGTCGCTCATCATTTGATTTTAAAGTTTTTAGAACACGATAATATCAAATTACAACAAGTGTATGCTCGAAACCATAACAAAGTTAAGAACTTAGTCGCTCAGAATCAAATTATTTCGGACATCAATGATCTATTACCTGCAGATATTTTTATTATTGCAGTAAGCGATGATGCTATAGAAGAAGTATCCGCTTCTCTTCCTATTAATAATGCCTTTATAGTACATACATCAGGTACAAAACCAATGGAATCCATAGCAAATACTAATAGAAAAGGAGTCTTTTATATGTTGCAAACTTTCTCCTTAGATAAAGAAGTAGATTTTAGTTTGATTCCATATTGTATAGAAGCAAATAATCCTACTGACTTCCAATTATTAGAAAAAATAGCTTTATCTTTTTCTGAAAGAGTATATAAAATATCTACTGATCAAAGACAGTCTATACACTTAGCAGCTGTATTTGTAAATAATTTCACTAATCATCTCTATAAAATTGGCCAAGAGATTTGTCAAGAAAATATGGTTCCCTTTGATATACTAAAGCCTCTTATATTAGAGACAGCTAATAAGGTACAAGTACTATCCCCTAAAGAAGCACAGACTGGACCAGCAATACGCAATGATCAAAGTACTATACAACGCCATTTAAAAACGTTAACTGATCCAAACAAAAAAGAAATTTATCAACTTATAACTAATTCAATACAAAATAACTAA
- a CDS encoding group III truncated hemoglobin gives MRKDIENLEDIKVLVDTFYGRIQQNEFIGPIFESKLAGRWPEHLEKMYAFWQTILLEEYTYKGKPFPPHAQLPVEGEHFEEWKIIFNATVDELYEGKIAEEAKWRAERMAAMFLSKIQYFKQANTKPLE, from the coding sequence ATGAGAAAAGATATAGAAAACCTAGAAGATATTAAAGTCTTAGTTGATACTTTTTATGGTAGAATACAGCAAAACGAATTTATAGGGCCTATTTTCGAAAGTAAATTGGCAGGACGTTGGCCAGAGCATTTAGAGAAGATGTACGCTTTTTGGCAAACTATTTTGCTTGAAGAGTATACTTATAAAGGAAAACCTTTTCCTCCGCATGCACAGTTACCTGTAGAGGGTGAACATTTTGAGGAATGGAAAATAATATTTAATGCTACAGTTGATGAATTGTATGAAGGAAAAATAGCAGAAGAAGCAAAATGGCGGGCTGAACGCATGGCAGCAATGTTTTTGAGTAAAATACAGTATTTTAAACAAGCAAATACAAAGCCATTAGAATAA